Within the Melopsittacus undulatus isolate bMelUnd1 chromosome 5, bMelUnd1.mat.Z, whole genome shotgun sequence genome, the region ATAACCAAACATCACAAGTATCCTTTATTGCATCTGTTAGTATCTctatattttcctatattaatTAACTGGTTGTGAATTCTCTATCTGTGTCTCGTTTCTGTCACCCAGAATCCTCAAACTCTGGAACACCAAATCTACTAGGAAAAAAGAGTGTTTGTGGTTGGTGACTCCATCCTGAGAGGAGCAGGGGGCTGTTATGTCAACCCAACCCAACTCGACTCAGGGAAATCTGCTGCCTCCACGGGGCCAGGCTCAGTGATGTTACCAGAGAACTCTGTCATCTGGTATGGATTAATAACTAACCCTTGCAGTTGGAGAGGTCTGTATTGTATATGTGTAAACATATATTTTTGTCTGCTAGCTGGCATTCATCCAGAATCAGGCTGCTCatgctgtttgtgtttgtgtgagtGCTTTCTGTCTGTGCTGACCTGTGTGGCTGCTTGTATGCgtgcttcctttttcttccatatgtatctatatatgtacatattGTACCTACATGCTCAGTCTCACTACCATTTGGAGCTGggaacacagagctgcagcagccttgCCTCTGCTGGGCTATGGGATTCAGTGGCTCCTGCCATCACCTGCCACCACCCACAGCCATTCATAGAACTACTGCCACTGATAAGCTTAGGAAGCCATATCTCCTGATCACTTTGCCTCCATTACAAGTTCTCCCCTCTCTCTGTGACCCAGAGAAAGGATTCACTTTCATAGGCAGGACAGAGTCACACAGCCAGATGCCCACCATGCTCTGTGAGGAGTTGGCACTGTTTGTTTGGGAAAGCTTAGGCAGATGATGTTTCCTAAGGCAAATACAAGTGGGGCCCAGGAAGTGGTAATGGGTAGAGAAAAGGTGGGATCCGTGGTGGCATATGGTCTGCAGTAGGACattgtcctggattcagctgtaacagttttttttctcctccttagtagctggtgcagtgctgtgttgttggctttcagcctgggaacagtgctgataacatcaatgtttttagctgctgctcagtaatgtttagtctgaccaaggactttgtgagtctcatgctctgccagggaggaggggaagccgggaggaagcagagacaggacacctgccCCAAAgtaaccaaagaggtattccatgccacaacacgtcatgcccactatataaactgtgggcagttacccagaagggctagatcactgttcaggtcaggctgggtatcagttggcaggtggtgagcagttgtattttcttcatttgttatttcttttatcattattattattggtggtagcagcagtggtttgtgttataccttagttactggactttCTTACCTCAACaagtgggagttacattcttttgattctcctccctatcccccTGGGAACAGTGGGAAGAAGGGGGCagagtgagcaagcggctgcatggttctgggttgccagctgggcttagATTTTGACAGACATGAAGACAATTCAATAAGCAATGCACTTGTGGAAGGGACCTTATGTGCAGCAGCCCTGCCCTTTCCTGCCTCTTATGCAGCATGGTCTGGCCTGGTCAGGTATGTCCTTACAGGGACCactgggctttagctttccaGGAAGGCTGCTGCATCAGGTAAGGTTGGGATCAGCTGCAAGTTGGGAAGAGAGGCTTCTTCCTCGAGGTGACACTGAAGGCTCCAGTCATTTTGCCGCTGGGGACCACTCCTCACACTTGATTGGAGCATGGCTCGACCTTGGTGAGACTGCTGGCACAAGCTCCTGTTACTTTCTGGGGCAAGACTTTCCACCATGgaaacaaatcatagaatcatataatggtttaggttggaagggaccttaaatttCAATCCCAATAGTCATGATACCCCTAGAACTGGTTTTCTGTACCCAGTCCCCTCCATAGCTTTGGCTGTTTGCAATGGAGCTATGTAGCCTGATTGTCTCTGAGGGGTTTACTGTCATTGGGTGGGTGCAACTTCTGCCGCAGTATTACATAAGGCTGTACCCTGTCACAGCAACATCTTTTGATTCTGGTCCtgcccaaacaaaacccctacATACTGTGGGAGGAGATAAGGTCCCCATAGTGTATATAAGGAAGTGGCTGGGGAAGGTGGTGTGGATTGTTCCTCCCATGGGAGTACATTTAGAGGAGGGTCACAAAGATGGTCAGAGGGTTGGAGCACCACTCAtgtgaagagaggctgagggagttggagttgttctgcctggagaagagaaggctccatgAAGACCctgtagcagccttccagtagctAAAAGGGcctataagaaatctggagggGGTCTTTTTACGGGGCATGgggggacaggacaagggggttGGCTTTATGTTGAAAAAGGGGGGATTTAGATCagatgttaggaagaagttcttccctgtgagggtggtgaggcactggcaggggttgcccagagaagctgtggctgccccatccccggcagtgttcaaggccaggctctggacagggcttggagcaacctggtctagtggaaggggttcctgcctgtggaagaggtttggaattggatgagatttaaggtcccttccaacccaaaccatcctgtgattctattattaCACAAAACACCTGCAGCTTAgtaagggaaagagagaggtACACACCACACAGAGGCTTTTTCATTGGTCTGatactgtattttctcttgCATAAGAATTCAGTAATTTTTCAGCAAAACCAGTGCAACTGGAGGTCATTCTCTGTGTAACTCAACAAAAAGCAGGCACCTCTGCCCAAGGAGACAAAAGAAATTGCAGCTCTGAACATCTGTCTTACATTCCTGTGTCTTCTTCCTGGAGAACTCGGTCTCTTTTCAGCCAGTGGCTGCTGGACCCACCCAGAGAGAAGAGGACATAAGAGCCCAGGAGCTGCCCTGATGACCCTGAGCCTTCATGTATACCCTGAGCCATTGTATACACTGGGGATGCTGGACACAGGGTAATATCACTTCCACTCACATCATTCCACCTAACACAGTGAAGATGAAGGCTCCAGAGTTCCCCAcccctcccagcacagctgttACCAGCTCATAGCTCATCTCCCAGTTTTACTCAGGATCAGGGTATCTCCATCACACAATTATTGCTGCAGCTTCACAAATTCTATTATGACTTTTACACTGGACATCGTTCCAGTTGTTGCGTGCTGCTGAAGTCCGATGGATTACAACGCACTTCTCATACTCTGGATTGCTTGGTTCACCTTCCCGCCAGAACCTGAGATAGAGACAGACATGTTATTCCCCAGTGTACCCTGTAGAGCGCTGCTGGAGAAGGCCACCGTGGGATGCAAGGCttggagaggagagagaaaaattccAGATGCTGATTCATGGGCAGAAGCAGTGCTCTTCCTCCCACTCAGATATCCCACTGGCAACCAGCCTCATGTGGAAACTTGCCTTCTTCCTACAGCAAACACAACAGGCCCTGCCCAGTCCTGATAGGGGAAGCTGCTCACTACTTCTTCATACCAAGCAGAGGCGTGTTTCTGCCTCTCTGGCAAGTTTGTCCTTCAGAAGGAGACACAGCAAGGACAGACCTAGTGATCTCTCCATGTGCCACATCACTTCCACAGCACCAGAGCACTGGTATAcctatgtatatatgtatgcgCATAGGCATGGTGGGAGCACAGTGGAGGTCAGGCAAGGCAGGTAATTTCTGAAGGGTTCTTCCTACTGGCAAGATGCAGCTTCTTTTGTACCTACAGCATTGATGGCCACATAACAGATAGTTAATTAATAACCAATAACTAGCTTTGACAGGGCCACGTGCACCTAGTGTCCTACACAGCCCTCTCCTGCTCCTCATGGACCTCTCATCAGGAGTTGTCTCACTTCCCTCTCATGTACCAACAGACACCCTCACATCTCCTCTACTTTCTTGCACTACAGAAGCCACACCACTCTCCCATCTGGGAATACTCACGCTGCTGTCACATTAAACGGAGTCTGGTCCACCCAGtgccactggcccatctgtgcacTCAGACCAATGTAGTGATTCTCTCCTCTTAAAAGTTTTCTAACCTCCTTAGAGAGGAAATCCTGGAAATGAGGGAGAGTGCAATGTTCATGAGATACAGGACCAAGCAGAGGGAGGTGGCAGGAGTCCCTGTGGAGTGGGGCTGGTGGCAGAGGGGAGCCAGTGCTGAAGGGATGCACAAAAGACATCCATGCCCCCTCCCTTGCAGGACAAAGAGGGACTGAGCCCCTCCTCTACTGGTGCTGGGGCTCTGGCTGCTGTGCCCCCCCACCAGCCCTGCACAtacctgctctgctttgctgttgaTCACCACCAGGTGAGAGCCCATCCCAGTGCAGTTCTGCTCGCTATCGGCCCAGGACATGGCATCACCTGAGAGATAGTAGCAGCTTCCTTGGAAGCGTTTCCAGCCCTTCGGGCAGCATTCCCAGCTTTCCTCTGTGGGGAGAGAAATCACAGAGATGAATGCTAAGAACAAAGGAGATGGCAATTACAAGGATCTCTGTTCTCCAGGaacagtcatagaatcccagactggtttgggttggaagggaccttaaagctcatccagttccaaccccctgccatgggcagggacaccttccactagaccaggttactccaagccctgtccaacctggccttgaacactgccagggcaacttctctgggcaacctgttccagcatcaccccaccctcacaatgaagaatttcttcttaatatctgAAATCTCCCCTTTCATcttaaacccattcccccttgttctgtcactacagtcctttgtaaaaagttcctctccagatttcttgtagaccacctttaagtactggaaggctgctcacGTTCTCCTTAGATCACTTATCCTGACAGAAAGTTCTTGAAAAAACAAGGGTAGTACAGATATTTCTTGCCGTTGCTTTGAGGTGTGACCAGTAAGCTTTCTGTACACAAATGCATAGTAATGCAGTCTCGATGAAGTCACTTTTAGTGATCTGGTTTGCCTTCTCCTTTTACACTAGGCCTTTAGACACAGAGAACAGGGGATATCGCATCTTTCCCTGACTAGAGCTGCACTTTTATTATTGCTCCATTGTTAACCTCTCCTGCCCTGCCATACactgtcctttttttcttggcaGTGTTTGCAGCCACCCTGTTCTCCAGGACATCATTAACATACCCCTCTGCTTTCCATAAGCCGTTAGCAGGAAATCCTTTTTCTCCCCACCTCTCTCCAGAGGAGTCAGCCTCTCTGGAGTCTGCTCCCACTGGCACTTGCTGTCAGAGCAGACCTCAGCATTGACTGTTCCTGTCCTGCACCTCTGCCAGCACTACTGACCTTTGCCTTCTGGCACTGCCGAATCACACGACCACTCCTTGAATTTCTGCTTCAAGGCTGGGGGCTGATCGCCGCTATGGGAGAAGGGAACAActggaaagggagaggaaaggcagcaggATTACCCCTTCATCCCACCTCCTcacacagcatctctgggctTCACTCTTATTTCTCCATTTCCCCACCAAGCACTGCCCCAGCATCACCGCTCCATTGGCTGTTTCTTTCCACTTCACACATGGTAACTGCCATCCtctcagcaaagggaaaaggcatttctgctctcagcatcccacagctgcCCACAGGGACTCCTCCCCACCACTGACTGACAAGGACTAGCTGGGGTGACCTGGCTGACAAAGCTAGAGAAGCCTGAGACCCACCCGAGCAGCGCCTAGTGGCCATAGCTGTTTGTCAACAGAGTCTGTCCC harbors:
- the LOC101881428 gene encoding C-type lectin domain family 4 member E isoform X2; the protein is MAPVADLTAAPPAVHCPCYCSCGDQPPALKQKFKEWSCDSAVPEGKEESWECCPKGWKRFQGSCYYLSGDAMSWADSEQNCTGMGSHLVVINSKAEQDFLSKEVRKLLRGENHYIGLSAQMGQWHWVDQTPFNVTAAFWREGEPSNPEYEKCVVIHRTSAARNNWNDVQCKSHNRICEAAAIIV
- the LOC101881428 gene encoding C-type lectin domain family 4 member A isoform X1 — encoded protein: MASEITYAEVTFHNTSAAAVVKVPPEAKKQQHHPQKYPQWLPWLISLLLLLLCIALVIVLVVPFSHSGDQPPALKQKFKEWSCDSAVPEGKEESWECCPKGWKRFQGSCYYLSGDAMSWADSEQNCTGMGSHLVVINSKAEQDFLSKEVRKLLRGENHYIGLSAQMGQWHWVDQTPFNVTAAFWREGEPSNPEYEKCVVIHRTSAARNNWNDVQCKSHNRICEAAAIIV